In Lolium rigidum isolate FL_2022 chromosome 3, APGP_CSIRO_Lrig_0.1, whole genome shotgun sequence, the genomic window TGAAGGgaagcagaaggctgaatgttaatgaggtaagtcgacgtagcgacagccccagcccagaaatgcggcggaagagaggaagcaatcatcatagcccgGGTAgtgtcaagaatatgacgatgcttacgctcggtgacaccattttgagcatgggcgccgggacacgagaactgagcaagagtgccctgctcagcaagaacaccacgcaggtgctgggagatatactctccggcagaatcagcacgaaacacacgaataggcgtggaatactgagtacgaaccatggctgcaaaacgctgataaatagaaagcacctcattgcgagagtgcataagaaacaaccaggtgtaccgggaaaaatcatcaataaacaaaatatagtatcgatgaccccctttcgaaggaaagggagccggaccccaaacatccgaatgaactaaatcaaaaggtcgctgagatacagacgcactagtaggataggaaagctgaatctgtttgcctaatctacaaccctgacacgaatgcaaagacacatctcctgagacagcctccagaagaccactacgaactaatggagataaacgggagccacagaggtgacccagtcgatgatgccactgctgaaaagatccgaTGGACGAAGcaagcaaccgcaggagaactaaCGGATGAAGTGTCAACGAAGGAACGCGAGCCggtctaactcccagagccccggggactcaaggctgcgagggccagctccaaccagggcctgtgtacggcgatcctgaacagcacaagaatcagcgtcaagaatgacgtgacaaccagaatcagtaagctgaccagcagaaaacaggttcatcttaagactaggaacatgaaacatcaggaacagagaaagaggtagtagaaagggtgtctcgactggaaacaggaagagaggtaccatcagccgtgataacacgaacaagagaaacaagagagcgaagagcagaaagaatagaagacgcagaggtcatatgaaaagaagttcCAGAATCCAGAttccacggggatgacgtaccagactgtgtggaaggtggtggtcgcgcggtgccaaaagagccaggcacagaaccagtagtacccgtcgaggaagagcctgtaccaGCGAGCAGACCACAAAGACCACGGAaaaatgtcctgatcagatagcgcaacagcataagatcctgaagaaccagcctgacAACGAGTATGCTGCGCGGcggacgtaagctgggatccctctgccagcaagTAGAGACAGTGTGGCCAGTCCTGCCACAGTAGGTTCAAGGAAGTgatgtcgaaccacgaggctgctggggctgacgctggccctggaatggaggagtagggAGTATCGGCTGTGACGAagaccgcaacgaagccggcggcataggaggtccacgagcagacggcacaggagggccacgagcagcaagaacagagggaatctcaagaagaccagcaccacgaagacgagtctcctcagcacgaagctcggcaagtacctcagagagcggaacacgaccacggacaagcagctgggcacggcgcggctcaaactccttacggagccgcgacaagaactcaaaaacgcgctgaaactccagatccgcgcgcacggTCGGACAGCgaggacaggtggcacacacagacTATACGAAGAGAATCAAGTCGGCGCCAAATATCAGCActcgagtgtagaactcatcaatagtagaatcaccctcgctgaagggcatgctccggCGGACCACGTACAGGTAAAGAGCATCACCGGACGGGCCGATagcgccgacgaagaaaagcccaccgagcgagcggcggtgggaagacccataaactcagcagcaTACCGAGGCGGAACACTCGGAGGTGAGAACGGCGAGCAAGACGAGCATCCTTATCAATCCACTGAGTGTActcagtcagatccagccggtaagtcgcaacggcggTGAGaatggtcctggaccttccggtcataatcagctagagcagtgtcatcagcactcttggctgcatccttatccgcctgagtagcatcaggggcaagggcaacgggtggcggtgcaacaggcaccgtaggagcaacggggcgcggcggacaggagacctcgccagaaagcacaccccaaagacgaagaccgcgcatgtggacgcgcatgaaggcagcgaaatcagggtaattcgcgccatcaaacatcaccgggcagcgagggatcgcaacatagcccgaggaagacatagctctatcttttttttccttttttttgcttttttcagATCGAAGTCAACTGCAGACGCGGATCGGGCGACGCGAATCGGGGAAAAGAGGTCGACGCGGCGCTGTGGAGCAGAGGGAGCAGCGGGCGGGGCGGTGCGGGAGAGCAGGGGgcagcgggcggcgcggcgcgggagAGCAGGGCCTGACGGGGGAGCTGCAGATCGGGAGCAGGTCCCGGTCCTCCTGCTCTCGGCAGGGGAGCGGCAGATCGGGAGCAGGTCCTGGTCCTCCTGCTCTCGGCGGGGGAGCGGTAGATCGGGAGCAGATCCTGGCGGGCGATCGAGAGCAGGTACTGGCCGATCGATCGAAGACGAGAAGCGGACGGGCGACGGAGAGAAGCAGACGAACGGCAAGACGAACGGCAACGACGGACAAGCAACGTTGGCCGGGAAATTTAGAGAACCAatttcggctctgataccatgttagggcaatatgcttgttgtattaccagggggccaaaggccacaatatatagtacaagtacaggtgcacatatgcagaaaaccCTCTAacgtatggggaaactacaatacacagatatatacatctaacacaaaCGAGCCATGGCTTTGCGCTGCAACGGAGATTGCAGTGTCTGATCTTCCAGGAAGGTAAGGCTCTGGTGATCAGTTCGCACAAGAAATTCCCCACGTTGCAGATATGGGCGCCACCGTTCCACCGCCATGATAAGCGCGAGAAATTCTTTCTCGCAGATGGACAATTGCTGGTGCGTTGTGCTCAGAGGCTTGCTGAGAAACGAAAGAGGGTGTTGCTCTTGCACCAGAACGGCGCCGATGCTAGAGTCACATGCGCCAGTCTCAACCACGAGctgtttattgaaatttgggagttGCAGCACATGCGTAGAAGTCATTGCTTTCTTCAGTTCTTCAAATGCGTGTGTTGCTTGTTCAGTCcaaataaaacatttcttcttcaGTAGGTTGGTGAGAGGACGTGCAAGAATGCCATAGTTACGGACAAACTTCCTGTAGTAGCCGGCTAATCCGAGGAAACCCCGCAATTCTGTTATTGTTGTTGGAACTGGCGATTGTAGCATAGCATGTGTCTTTCGCGGATCTGTAGCCACACCCTGAACTGATACAATATGCCCCAAATACTCCAATGTGTCACAAGCAAATGAACACTTGCTCCTTTTGACAAACAATTGCTCGTCCGGGAGAAGGGTGAGAACCTCGCGGAGGTGCTGCGCATGTGTTTTCAAATTGGGACTGTACACCAATATGTCGTCCATAAATACCAACACCGATCGTCTCAGACATGGCCGTAGAACTGTGTTCACTGAAAAGTCGTTGGCGCTATACACAACCCGAATGGCATGACACGGAACTGGTAGTGGCCTTGGTGCGTTTTAAACGTAGTCTTGTGTTCGTCAGCGGTTGTACCCTTATCTGATGATATCCAGCGCGCAGATCCAGCTTTGAAAAGAGTTTGGCGCCAGCTAGCTCATCGAGTAGCTCGTCGATGATAGGCATTGGAAACACATTGCGAATGGTGAGCTCGTTGAGACGCCGATAATCCACACAGAAACGCCAGGAGCCGTCCTTCTTCTGAACTAGCAGTGGCGAAGCAAAGGGTGACATGCTCGGGGTGATGATACCTGCTGCTAGCATCTCTGAAACTTGACGCTCAATTTCGTCTTTGTGAGCTGGTGAATAGCGATATGGTCTAGCATTAAAAGATCTGCTCCAGACTTCAAGGGAATGGCATGATCATACTGTCTTTGAGGTGGGAGTTCTTTAGGTTCAGAGAATACATTGTCGAATTCAGACAGTAAAACAGCAATGGGAGCTGGGTAAGGCAGAACAGGTGTATCTGATGCCAGTTGAGGCACTGACTGAATAATGGCCACGGCCCAGATGTCATTTCCTTTGGACCATTTAGCAAACTACTCGACAGGGAGTTCATGAACAGAAGTGGCAACGGCCCTAGGCACACCATGCAAAGTAACCTGTTGCCCTTGATATGGAAAGGAAATAAACTTTTTCTGCCAATCAGTGGCCATAGGACTGTGTAACTTGAGCCAGTCCATCCCCAATATCGCATCATAGCCCCCTAAGTCAAGCACTCTCATTGGTGTCTTGAAAGTAGCTCCATGTGACCACCAGGATAAATCATGCACACTTTTAGAAGTACTCATATATTCTCCGTTTGCTACCTTGACAGAAATTGGAGTTGTATCAGTCACAAAGCACTGAATACGATCCACCATGTTGGCATTAATAAAACAGTGACTGCTGCCGTCCACAAGTATCAGCTATTTATCTTTGGATTCTTATCTAATGACCCAGGACGGAATCCTGGGCGCGAGGAGTAAAAATTCCATTTTTTTTCTTACAAATTGGATGATTCCCCACCAAGGTGCGCAACCTAAAACAATCATCACCTTCCGAGCCAGCCAACGCATTGATGGACAAACTCAATTGCTCACCCGCTGCTATATCAAGTAATTCCATAGCATTCAACACTACTTCAGATAACTGAATTGGATCTTCTTCATGCTCCATGACATTTACCACTGCATTGGCTTTCTGACTGCATTGGTGTGTCGGATCATACTTTTCACCGCATTTGAAGCACTGACCGTTGGCACGACGGTAGTCTCGCAGTTGCCAGTGGCCGCTTTGAACGCTGGTTTTGGTGCAGCCTCATTCTTGCTTACTGATGATTCAGCTCGACCAAACTATCGTGCTCCCTTCTGCTTAATCTCGCTAGacaagtcttgctgcacttgtgctAACATGAATGCACGCTCAAGAGTGGCTGGAACTTGCGATTCAACCGCACCACGCAATTCCCATTTGAGGCCCTTAATGAAATGAGAAATGAAGAACTGATCATCATAGTTAGAGTTGAACATCAACACCTGATAAGTGAGAGCCTGAAATTCCTGTATATACTCAGCCACTGAATGGATTTGCTTCACATGCAACAATGCCTTTATGGATTTCCTGCGATCATCGCCACCGAATTCAGCCTCTATTGCTGCAATGAATTGAGGCCAACCTCCCAATGCGTGTCGTTGTTTGTATGACTGCAGCCAGATCGCCGCATTTCCTTCCAAATGCAGTGTGGCCGTGGTGAGCCAGAGAGTAGGACTGATATTGAACACTCGGAAGTAATCGAGGCACTGATCATGCCAGATTCAAGGGTGCTCACCAGAGAAACGGGGAAACATCATCTTGGGCATTGGAGAGCGCCCACCAGTGTCACCGCCCATAAAATTTAGTCTACCGCTGCATGCGCCACCATGCCCGCCACCGCCAGGGCCACCATGTCCACCGCCACCAAGGATACCACCACCGCCTGGCTCCAGCTCGGTAGAGATACCACCATCCCGGGTTACCGCGCTCGACGAAGCACCTGCAGTGTCGTCGATCCACTGCGGCGACGTGGGCTAGATAACGGAGCGTCCCGCAGCGAGGCCCACGCTCGGATCAGGTTCAGCTTCTTCTGGAGGTGGTCGACTTGACGCGATTTACTCCAACACCTGCAGCTTCTCCAACAGCGACCTGAGTATGCGCGTCGTGTCGTCATGCTTGGTGGAGCTGTCGGAGATCGCCGCTGCCTGATGCTCCAACTGGGTGCGCATCTGCTGTTGCACGGTGTCGACATTGGCGATCACGCCATGGAGCAGATCCAAGCTCGGCTGAAGCTGTGCGAGGGTCGCTGCCGTCTGATTCACCGCCTCCCCCATGGCATCCAACACGTACTGGGTCTGAGTAGAGGGCCGAGGAGGTGTCGTGGCGTTCCTCTGCTGAATCGAGCCGACCAGCGCGAGGATTTACTGCAAGTCGGGTGAATTCGATCAAAATCGAAATCCCCCAAATTGCGACCCGACCCTGGAATTACAACTCAAGATCTCGCAAGAGAAGGCAACACGCACATCAACGCGCCCAGAAATCACCCAAATCTGATACCAAGTGTAGTGTTCCCCCTGGCTAGTATGATGGCTAGCGTGAGGATTCAATTTCCATGGCAGGTTTCatggagaagaagatgaagaacagAGAGAGACGTCTGTTTCTATTCTTCTTTTTCTtaagggtgtgcctatgtctcagttgactcaGATTTTCTTAACTCTCAGTCAacccagaaaagtgcaactgcagttcaaagaaaagtgcaactcagtccagttgcacatttctggcagaaaagtgcaattgcatttttttaatagaaaagtgcaactcaagtacttttctgtaagtgacttagacttaagaaaatctcagttgactgagacatagcaaaaccgttttcTTAATTCGTCTGTTACAATTCCACCGCTTATATATTGCGGTACACCTCCAGGATAGCTGGCACACACGCTTGCTACACTCTCGTCATCAACGTGCACACACAAGTCATTGCTGACACGGCCTAATTCTAAGGCGTGCTGACGGGTGTGACActgagggtgtgtttggtagcccggggctgCTCAGAATCTCTTTCTCCCCTCAACTATGCTGATCTCAACTATGGTGAGTTCAGATTTTTGCCCTTGTTTGGTAGACCGGGTGTGTTGAGAGTTTCTCAGCTGAGAAGCTGTTTGGTTGTCACGTATGAGTTGAGCCGTGCtatacaaaaataaaaagcaatctgGTCCCTGAATACAAACGgtcaaagcaatcgggtccctgaacaaaaaactaaaaagcaatcgggtccctgaacaaaaaaactaaaaagcaatcgggtcctggtcgtcgccggcgagtgGAAGCCGTCGCCGCCAGCGAGGGAAGCCGTTGCCGCCGGAAGGGGAGTCCCTCCTGCTCCGCGCCTGGTGAGGGCGAGCTGCTCCCCTGCTTTATTGCCGGTGGAGTATGCGTGCTGCCATGGCGGCTCGCCTGTGGAGGCCATGGAACCCCGCGCCTCGCGCCGGCGTCCCCGGCCGGGCCCAGCAGCGCCGCGGAGGCCAGGAACCCCGCGCCCAGCGCGAGcacgcccctcctgccggcgccggtTGTCGACGCCGCCGCATCGGAAGACGCCGACGTGGACGGGGACGCGGAGGAGCTGCAAGAAGCGACGGTGGTAAGGGCGGGGCTGCTTGGTCGGGCGGCCGGAGGCGACGGGATTGGGCTGGAGGCCATGgcggctcgccggcggcggccatggcggctcgCCTGCTGAGCCTGTGCTGTGGAGGCCGACGGCGATCTCAGGCTCGGGCTCGGTAGAgggagagagaagggggagaATGGAGACGAAGAAAGGTGGGGGCGCGTGACCCCTGCGCGCTCGGGCTGAGTTGCGGTCTTGCGGGGGCGCGTTTTCGGGCGAGCAGAGCCGGGATGAGGagcgaagctcgatttgagcttcgctCCTGGGCAGGGCTGCGACCCCTTTTCCGTATGGTTGGGAGTTTCTTTGTTGAGCCGAGCCGGTTTAACAAACAAGATCTCCTGGGTAAAAGTGGGATGAGGAGAGAATATCTGAGCTCCCccagtctaccaaacacaccctgagTACCTCGGGTCGATCAGATGAACTTCTGGAGGCCCTATAGCCAGCCAATCGTCCCATCAGCTGTGGTGGTGGCCCTCTCGATTTCCCGACAACCTGATTTGCCCGCGGTGGCTGTCTggccttagggcatgtacattcCAGAGCGCTTGTAGAGTCACTTAAAAAGTTGAAATCCCGGATAGCCCAAGCGCCTGGCGCTAGGAGCCTTATTTTGTACTTGCTTTTTAAGCACCAGACTCATTCTTTTGCTTCGACGCTCAATAAAGGACTGTAAAGGACCAGGAACTTTGTTGTAATCATCGAAAGAACATGGATTATTTTCCTGGCACCCCTTAGCTTAGGGCCCGCGTTGTACTTGTCCTTATGAGCCGCCGCCACCCACTTGGTTGTTGAATCAAGAGGAGGTTGTTGCTAACAGTTGTACTGGTGGGGGTTCCATCTGGGCTGCTGATTCTGACGTGGCTGCCCTCCTCTTCCACAGTCGGCACTCGCCCACTTGGCATCTTTAGAACTTCAGCGTATGCAGATTTCCCATGGGTTTCGCTCCAAAATTCCGACAAAATCTGAAGGCCTTTGTCTCTTCGCGGGTCAGCTCTCCAACACAAACCAgtagtggcggagccagaaggtgtTAGCCCCACCCTAACATTTCCCCCATCACATATTTTAGCgatagaaaaaaatgaaaaattaagaAACCTATCATATCGTATGATTATCTTGGTTGCCCCACCCAAACGGTATTTTCTAGACTGCGAACCAGGAAGCAATTCGAGTGGCCAAACTTGCGTGAATCAAAGAGGTAGGAACATGAGATATAGGACGAGCATGTAGCACGGGTAGGCGGTAGTAGTAGGCAAGaaaatactacctccgtctcgATAAATGTAAGTAACATaattttaattatattatatataattaGTATCGTTTGATTCATATTGAAAAACACATTATAATGAGAATAAAATATGTAAATGGAGGATGCCTTATTCAGTAGGATGGaaggagcaggagaagaaagcataGGCACGAAAGTCAACCCGagattgggtggttaggagggtggttgtatccCCAGTCCACCACAGTTCAAACCACatatttgacatctgtgtgtctcataaatgtgaaatattcattcagtggaagGCGACATTCCTGTCGACAACGAGATACCTGTGGTGATttcatcaatttcaagattcaatccGCTGGCTCGGTCCGGCCTTTGGAAGGTGCTTATAGGGATAGAGTTTGCATGTGAACGTTTATAGAGATTGGTGTATGCGTGTGTAGACAACCCCTTGATATGCGTAGCACTAGCACTAGCAGGATTCCCCTGTAAAAGACGAGAAATAACACTAGGAATAATAGGATAGCAAGAAGTTGGGTAGAGACGAGACGACGCCCCCATCGACAGGCACCGAGGCCGAGACGGGAATCGCCGCGGAAGGGCCGCCACCCGGAGCGCACCACAACGTCCAGGTGCGCCGGTCGCTGTCCTCTGTCTCGGCAAAGGTAAAgctcgcgggcggcgcggcgacaGCGTCGTCCCGGCCGGGCCCggcacgccccccccccccccgtaccTCTCCAGCATCCCCGAGGTGCGGCGCGCACCGTCTGGGCCAGCCAATCCCGGCGTCTGCGCGATGCCGATGCGCTCCAACTGCCGCACGGAAACGCCGCGGACGGCGGCGCTTCACCCGCTCCGAGTGGAAACCGCCGGGCCCAGCTCGTAAAGCAGGCGTTCATGCTGTGGGCGTACTTATCGGAATCCAAACCGGCCACCGCGTAGCTACTACCAGTACCGGCAATGGTACGTACTACGTGAACCTACGGTGAACACTGAACAGTCTACTTACATACGACACCTACTTGTAACAGTTCATCCCGTGGGCGAATAAAGCCGAGCATCAGTGCGTCCGCACGGTGGCATTCCCACAGTCCCCACACTCCCAccacccgcccccgccgccgccgacgcgtggccgccgtcgccggcgcaAATGCGGCAATTCTCGCTGCTTCCACCGGGCGCCGCCGTCCGCGTCCTCCTTCCCTTCGGCCTCCTGCTCCTCGTCTCACTCCTCGTCCTCCGCGGCCGCCCCGTACAACAGCTCCACCTCACCGTCACCAACACCCGCACCTCCGCCCCGGACCCCGCCGCCCTCTACCTCTCGCTCTCCCCGGGCGCCAACGCGACCATCGCcgccgacctccgcttcctcaccGCGGGGCCGCACCTCGCGGGGACGCCGCCCGCCGCGACCGTCACCTCCCACGTCCTCgcccgcctccgcgccgccggtcTCCACACCGTCACCCGCGACTACACCCCGCTCCTCTCCTACCGCGCGCACGCCTCCCTGGCCCTCCTCGCCCCGGACCGCGCCCTCCTGGCGCACCTCTCCGTCGACGAACCAGCAGACCCCCACCGGCGCCTCGCGCGGCCGTACCACGCCTACTCCCCGTCCGGGGCCGCCGTGGCCGAGGCGGTCTTCGTCAACCTCGGCCGCGAGGAGGACTTCCGCGCGCTCGACCGCCTCGGGGTCGCCGTCCGCGGCCGCGTCGCCGTGGCCGTCCGCGGGGGCGGCTACCGCGGCGGGGTGGTGGCGCGCGCCGCGGCNNNNNNNNNNNNNNNNNNNNNNNNNNNNNNNNNNNNNNNNNNNNNNNNNNNNNNNNNNNNNNNNNNNNNNNNNNNNNNNNNNNNNNNNNNNNNNNNNNNNggatccgggttcctcatgggcctccatggatccgggtcactcctatgtcggtgcggatccggcctgctgatcctgggctggacttcttccttcatgatcaacagcaactgggccgcccgatgggccacatgcctcatcaccgtctgtgggccacccgggcttgccggatctaggcactgtcgatggtacacctatgaagtatacccacaacaaaacCCTAGGCCGAttccgggcagcagcggcgtcgtcgtcgttcccttgttgaaggtgctgcttggtatgcggcgtctcggcgtgctaggagcgtggtggtacttctTCGGAGGACGCAGCGGTTGCGGAGTCATCATCGTTTTCGTCAATCTGCCGGTGTCGGCATTAGTTTCTTTTCGTTTCTTTTTCTTGTCGTTTGGGCTTGCTTGTGCTGCAGCCCCAGCTGTTTCGTTGTATcgattggttgctatattaatatagcggggcgaaagcctatttcgaggaggtgcCTTCCAGGCAttgtttgaagatatatataaatAAGTACAAGGACCAAAGCAAatattggagtttttttttgcccTCATGGGTACAATAAACATTCGCACTGATACTATTACTTCCCAAGATATTAACAAAAAACAGGAGTGATCGTGATTTCCATGTGGCATTCTCTTGATCCTGCCAACttaacactggtagaaaaacaggcttccgggaagccccataagtcgcgaaggtaaaggaaccgcgactaatggggtctttagtcgcggttcgtgtggcgaaccgcgaccaaaggcctgggcccgtggcgcacggtggccagctggtgcacgtgggggctttagtcgcggttggccaggccaaccgcgactaaaggtgctcgaaggcctttagtcgcggttggccatgccaaccgggactaaagcccctccctatatatacccatccagccatttggagccaacacttagccatttggagccattctcttcacaaacttcacaagtgagtgttaggtttgcttttggttcctcttatgcacataaggtgtttgatgaaatgccccaagagcatgaaacaaacatgatatgaagtgttggagccacacttgaactttgtcatttattttttcctcctcgatcgcggttagcaacttgaacctttgatgtgtcgtcattgatacaatatgcatgtgtgtgtagttcattgtttaatttatattgtttgtagctagttagtttaacaaatgcatgatggttaattatatattttatattataataatgcagatgaatcggcaatggatgtacggtaaccgactctccgacgaagttcagtacgggtttgaaagatttcctcgtagtggctaatgcgaacaagcagggggttttgttatctgtccatgtgttaagtgtaagaatcggaagggttactcttcctcaagagatgttcacatgcacctgcttcggcacggtttcatgccaagctataattgttggaccaagcatggagaaagaggggttataatggaagaagatgaagaaggggatgatttcatcgatgaaagctatctttctcattttggtgatactttcatggaggatactgaaggtgaaggggaaggtgaaggggaaggtgaagaagaggatcccgttgatgatcttggtcggaccattgctgatgcacggagacgctcgcgaaccgaaaaggagagggagaatttggatcgcatgttagaggatcacgggaaggcggctgtacccggatgcgatgatggtccgaaaagctgggctgcacactcggatttgcttgaaatggaaggcacgagcaggtgtagctgactcggcatttgaaaacttgctgaaaatgttgaagaatatgtttccaaagaataacgagttgcccgccgatacgtatgaagcaaagaaggttgtctcgccctctaggtttagaggttcgaagatacatgcatgcatcaacgattgcatcctctaccgcggtgaatacgagaatttgaatgaatgcccggtatgcactgcattgcgttataagatcgaggcgatgaccccggtgacgatgttgagggccgtaaacccgagaagagggttcccgccaaggtgatgtggtatgctcctataataccacggttgaaacgtctgttcgggaacaaagagcatgccaagttgttgcgatggcacaaagaggaccgtaagtcggacggggagttgagacaccccgcagatggaacgcaatggagaaagatcgacagagagttcaaagattttgcagccgacgcaaggaacataagatttggtctaagtacggatggcatgaatccttttggcgagcggagctccagccatagcactcggcccgtgactctatgcatctacaaccttcctccttggttgtgcatgaagcggaagttcattatgatgccagtgctcatccaaggtccgaagcaacccggcaacgacatcgatgtgtacctaaggccattagttgatgaacttttacagctgtggggcagactcggtgtccgtgtgtgggatgagcacaaagaagaggaatttgacctacgagcgttgcttttcgtaaccatcaacgattggcctgctcttagtaacctttcgggactcgtcaaataagggatacaatgcatgcacgcactgcttacatgagaccgaaagtgtacatttgccaaattgtaagaagaacgtgtaccttgggcatcgtcgatttcttccgaaaggtcatccgagtaagaaagaaaggcaagcattacaacggcaaggcggatcaccggccgaagctcgcggaacacactggtgctgaggtatttgatatggtcaaggatttgaaagtcatctttggaa contains:
- the LOC124697645 gene encoding probable glutamate carboxypeptidase VP8 yields the protein MRQFSLLPPGAAVRVLLPFGLLLLVSLLVLRGRPVQQLHLTVTNTRTSAPDPAALYLSLSPGANATIAADLRFLTAGPHLAGTPPAATVTSHVLARLRAAGLHTVTRDYTPLLSYRAHASLALLAPDRALLAHLSVDEPADPHRRLARPYHAYSPSGAAVAEAVFVNLGREEDFRALDRLGVAVRGRVAVAVRGGGYRGGVVARAAE